From a single Cyclobacterium marinum DSM 745 genomic region:
- a CDS encoding RNA polymerase sigma factor: protein MEKDLIQEAQKRDKKSLERLYRHFYGYAMSIALRYSGNREEACEIVNDSYMKAFDKLDQFSLDNSFKSWFRRIIINTSVDYYRKNLKHQGIMDIDKAHAETYNPDILDELSKEDILKCLGELPDILRVIFNMYEIEGYRHAEISEKLGIPSSTCRTYLARAKERLRDKIIALNYIKNEGAVR from the coding sequence TTGGAGAAGGATCTCATACAAGAAGCACAAAAGCGAGATAAAAAGTCGCTAGAAAGGCTTTATAGGCACTTTTATGGCTATGCTATGAGTATTGCTCTAAGGTATTCCGGAAATCGGGAAGAGGCCTGCGAGATTGTAAACGATAGTTACATGAAAGCTTTTGATAAATTGGATCAGTTCAGCTTAGACAATTCTTTCAAGTCTTGGTTTCGGCGGATAATAATAAATACTTCCGTGGATTACTATCGCAAGAATTTAAAGCATCAAGGGATCATGGATATCGACAAAGCTCATGCCGAAACTTACAATCCGGATATCTTAGATGAGTTATCAAAGGAGGATATCTTAAAATGTCTTGGGGAATTGCCGGATATATTGCGGGTGATATTTAATATGTACGAGATAGAAGGGTACAGGCATGCAGAAATTAGTGAAAAGTTAGGCATTCCCTCAAGTACCTGCCGTACTTATTTGGCAAGGGCAAAGGAGAGGTTAAGAGACAAAATTATTGCACTTAATTATATAAAAAATGAAGGAGCAGTTCGATAA